One Deltaproteobacteria bacterium DNA window includes the following coding sequences:
- a CDS encoding transposase has product MFLLMCNHLQGTELETAQVASLRVKLLKIGARIRETGRRIWISYLGPTPGHSINTHHEEDPRADGSPYFTGTGSGNFHVPSRITFRGR; this is encoded by the coding sequence TTGTTTTTGCTGATGTGTAACCATCTCCAAGGCACTGAACTTGAAACGGCTCAGGTGGCCAGCCTGAGGGTCAAGCTCCTCAAAATTGGGGCCCGGATCAGGGAAACCGGCCGGCGTATCTGGATCAGTTACCTCGGCCCGACCCCAGGCCATTCCATTAACACGCACCATGAAGAAGATCCCCGGGCCGATGGCTCGCCCTACTTCACCGGCACCGGATCCGGGAACTTCCACGTGCCGTCGAGGATCACTTTCCGCGGCCGGTAG
- a CDS encoding DUF1214 domain-containing protein, protein MFSIPRPAAAENKPVPVTVYDYVRAETDLQFKGYAERMDAFGKFAHQRELYPVDNQVTISGNRDTLYSFGVFDLTTPLTVTMPDPHGRYMSLMVISEDHDIYPGMYGAGTYGFTKELIGTRYIMIGIRTFADPYDPKDMAEAHALQDAVKVEQADPGRLEVPNWDQQQVLKLRRAANVLGSSVKDSSGFFGVKCDRSYLENMMGAAVGWGGMQRQDALYIPVTPEHNDGKTEYVLEVPANVPVDGFWSITVYNAERYMVKNPYHAYSLNNVTAKKNPDGTVTIHFGGDPKRDNYLYIMDGWQYLVRFYRPRKVILDGTWKFPDPVPVK, encoded by the coding sequence ATGTTTTCGATACCACGACCGGCGGCTGCAGAAAACAAACCGGTTCCTGTGACCGTATACGATTATGTCCGTGCCGAGACCGATCTCCAGTTCAAGGGGTACGCCGAGAGGATGGACGCCTTCGGGAAGTTCGCCCACCAGCGGGAGCTCTACCCCGTTGACAACCAGGTCACCATCAGTGGCAACCGGGACACCCTGTACTCCTTCGGAGTCTTCGACCTGACGACGCCGCTGACGGTGACCATGCCAGACCCCCACGGCCGCTACATGTCGCTCATGGTCATCAGCGAGGACCACGACATCTACCCCGGGATGTACGGCGCCGGCACTTACGGATTCACCAAGGAGCTGATCGGCACCCGCTACATCATGATCGGGATCCGCACCTTCGCCGACCCGTACGATCCCAAGGACATGGCCGAGGCCCATGCCCTCCAGGATGCCGTGAAGGTGGAGCAGGCCGACCCCGGCAGGCTCGAGGTCCCCAACTGGGACCAGCAGCAGGTGTTGAAGCTCCGCAGGGCCGCCAACGTGCTCGGCAGCAGCGTCAAGGACAGCTCGGGCTTCTTCGGCGTCAAGTGCGATCGGAGCTACCTCGAAAACATGATGGGCGCGGCTGTGGGCTGGGGCGGCATGCAGCGGCAGGACGCCCTCTACATTCCCGTGACGCCCGAGCACAATGACGGCAAGACGGAGTACGTGCTCGAGGTGCCAGCAAACGTGCCGGTCGACGGTTTCTGGTCGATCACCGTGTACAACGCCGAGCGCTACATGGTGAAGAACCCTTACCACGCTTACTCCCTCAACAATGTGACGGCCAAGAAGAACCCGGACGGCACCGTCACCATCCACTTCGGCGGCGACCCGAAGCGGGATAACTACCTGTACATCATGGACGGCTGGCAGTACCTCGTCCGTTTCTACCGGCCGCGGAAAGTGATCCTCGACGGCACGTGGAAGTTCCCGGATCCGGTGCCGGTGAAGTAG
- a CDS encoding DUF1214 domain-containing protein, with translation MRLVAGHYGGFHLYFGPKPPKGKEPNWIQTVPGKSWFAALRLYGPLKPWFEKTWKPGDIESLGNQNGTEGG, from the coding sequence ATGCGCCTTGTTGCCGGTCATTACGGTGGGTTTCATTTGTATTTCGGACCGAAGCCGCCGAAGGGAAAGGAGCCGAACTGGATCCAGACCGTTCCCGGTAAATCCTGGTTCGCCGCACTGCGACTCTACGGTCCGCTCAAGCCCTGGTTCGAAAAGACCTGGAAGCCGGGAGACATTGAATCTCTTGGCAACCAGAACGGCACAGAAGGAGGATAG